The DNA sequence CGCGAGGGCGTGGCGGGCATGGAGCAGTCCAAGTGGTCCGTCATCAGCAACCCGGAGTACTGCGTCAGCATCCCGTTCATCCGCATGTTCGCGGGCCCCATGGACTACACCCCCGGCGCGATGCGCAACGCGCAGAAGGACAAGTTCAAGGCCAATTTCGACCTGCCCTCGAGCCTGGGCACGCGCTGCCACCAGTTGGCCATGTTTACGGTCTTCGAGAGCCCCCTGCAGATGCTCAGCGACAGCCCGAGCGCCTATGACGAGAACCCGGACAGCCGGGACTTCATCACGGCCACGCCGGTGACCTGGGACGAGACGCGCGGCCTGGACGGCCGGGTCGGGGATTATGTGGTCGTGGCCCGCCGGAAGGGCGGGGCCTGGTGGCTGGGCGCCATGACCGACTGGGACGCGCGGGAACTGGCCGTGCCCCTCTCTTTCCTCGGCGACGGCGAATGGAAGGCGGTCCTTTTCGAGGACGGCCCCGACGCCGCCCAGGACGGCACGAGCCACACCCGGTCGGAGCAGACCGTCTCCGCCGCCGACACCCTCACGCTGAAACTGGCCCCCGGCGGCGGCTTCGCCGCGCGGTTTGAGCGGCAATAGGACAATTGACAATTGACAATTGACAGTTGACAGTTGGAGCGGTGGGCGCTTTCTGTTAAAAGTCGGCGTGGCATGGAAGACCAGATTTGTTTGGGGATTTTGAGCAGGAGCAAGATAAAGGGCAGGAACAGGCGCAAGAAAAGACGCCCACAAAAATCGGCCAACGTGTCACGTAAAACCAACCTTTCCGGAGTTTCCCCATGCCCATCAAAGTGACGTTCATCGGCGCGGGCAGCATCGGCTTCACGCGCAAGCTCATCCACGACATCATGGCGGTGCCCGAACTGCGGGACACGCGCTTCGCCCTCACGGACATCAGCAAGCGGAACCTGGACATGGTGTTCCAACTGGTGAGGCGGGACCTGGAGGCGAACGGGGTTAAGGCGACGGTGACGGCCACCGTGAACCGGCGCGAGGCCCTGAAGGGCGCCAATTATGTGTTCAGCGTGGTGCGCGTCGGCGGGCTGGAGGCCTTCAAGCACGACATTGACATCCCACTGAAGTACGGCGTGGACCAGTGCGTGGGCGACACCCTGGCGCCCGGCGGCATTATGTACGGCCAGCGGGGCATCCCGGCGCTGCTGGACTTCTGCCGCGACATCCGCGAGGCGGCCGCGCCGGGCTGCGTCTTCATGAACTACGCCAACCCGATGGCCATGAACACCTGGGCCTGCAACCAGTACGGCGGCGTGAACACCATCGGCCTGTGCCACGGCGTCCACGGTTCCTGGTGGCAGATAGCCGAGGTGCTGAAGGTGCCCATGGAGGAGCTGGACGTGATTGCGGCGGGCATCAACCACCAGACGTGGTTTCTCTCCGTGAAGCACCGGGGCCGCGAGATGACCCCGCGCCTGCTTGAGGGCTTCGAGCGGCACCCCGTGTTCAGCAAGACCGAGAAGGCCCGCATAGACGTGCTGCGCCGTTTCGGCCACTGGTCCACCGAGAGCAACGGCCACCTCTCCGAGTATGTGCCGTGGTACCGCAAGCGCCCGAAGGAGATTAAAAAGTGGATTGACCTGTCCTGCTGGATCAACGGCGAGACGGGCGGCTACCTCCGCGAGTGCGTCCAGGGGCGCGACTGGTTCGCGCATGACTTCCCGAACTGGATGAAACAGGAACCGCCGGTCTTCGGCCCGGAGAACCGCTCCGCCGAGCACGGCAGCCACATCATCGAGGCCCTGGAGACGGGCCGGGTGTACCGGGGCTTCTTCAACGTCGTCAACCGGGGGACCATCAGCAACCTGCCGACGGACTGCGTCGTCGAGGCGCCGGGTTATGTGGACGGGAACGGGCTGAACATGACCCTCGTGGGCGACCTGCCGCTGGCCTGCGCCGCCACCTGCAACGCCACGGTCAGCGTCCAGCGCATGGCCGTCGAGGCCGCCGTCCGCGGCGACCTGACCCTGCTCAAGCAGGCCATGCTCCACGACCCCCTCACCGCCGCCGTGTGCGACCCGCCGGAAATCTGGCAGATGGTGGACGAGATGCTCGTGGCCCAGGCGA is a window from the Candidatus Hydrogenedentota bacterium genome containing:
- a CDS encoding alpha-glucosidase/alpha-galactosidase, with the protein product MPIKVTFIGAGSIGFTRKLIHDIMAVPELRDTRFALTDISKRNLDMVFQLVRRDLEANGVKATVTATVNRREALKGANYVFSVVRVGGLEAFKHDIDIPLKYGVDQCVGDTLAPGGIMYGQRGIPALLDFCRDIREAAAPGCVFMNYANPMAMNTWACNQYGGVNTIGLCHGVHGSWWQIAEVLKVPMEELDVIAAGINHQTWFLSVKHRGREMTPRLLEGFERHPVFSKTEKARIDVLRRFGHWSTESNGHLSEYVPWYRKRPKEIKKWIDLSCWINGETGGYLRECVQGRDWFAHDFPNWMKQEPPVFGPENRSAEHGSHIIEALETGRVYRGFFNVVNRGTISNLPTDCVVEAPGYVDGNGLNMTLVGDLPLACAATCNATVSVQRMAVEAAVRGDLTLLKQAMLHDPLTAAVCDPPEIWQMVDEMLVAQAKWLPQYKKEIAGAKKRLASEKPLGTRASRGAARLRTKTVADIEKDAAAKARAVAADKAAADRRAGKGG